From a region of the Tamandua tetradactyla isolate mTamTet1 chromosome 10, mTamTet1.pri, whole genome shotgun sequence genome:
- the LOC143648517 gene encoding uncharacterized protein LOC143648517: MIVNNSWGLSSPRRSEIESYRKPGSKFLDKTGDPPNSSISSMIGSRCAALIGTRTPLKAASLGKSPAVPVAAALHLLPARKQQNSASISGERLHLRPPPPGTDS, encoded by the exons atgattgtcaacaactcctggggactctcttcaccacggaggagtGAGATCGAATCCTaccggaagccaggaagcaagttcctggacaagacgggagacccacccaactccagcatatcATCGATgatcggttcccgctgcgccgccctaattgggacccgaacacctctgaag gctgcgagccttggaaaaagcccagcggttcctgtggcggcagctctccacctcctaccagccaggaaaCAACAGAACTCTGCATCAATATCAGGTGAGAGACTTCATCtacgtccgccgccaccaggtacagactcttaa